One Actinomycetota bacterium genomic region harbors:
- a CDS encoding acyl-CoA synthetase: protein MGELGFWNLAQADPSRLALVDPEGVEVTAGELLAETNRLVHGLRALGLNKGDTVAILLPNSIAAVEAYLAVMQAGWYLVPINYHLTAPEIAYILEDSEAKAFISEARYADAAHAAAEEASFPTDARFAVAGDIEGFRPYADVKAGRPDAMPEDRATGDIMNYTAGTTGSPKGVRRPGSPFDPDTNAELNGLFLMLFGIQPKDNNTHLVVSPLYHTAVLRFASSSLHMGHNVVLMDKWTPEGTLERIERYKVTSSHMVPTQFHRLLALPNDAKDTRDLGSLRYMIHSAAPCPIETKRRMLDWWGPVIYEYYAATEGGGTLVTPEEWLKKPGTVGKPWPISQVSVLDDDNKPVPAGTPGTVWMKMGDYTFEYHKDKAKTDKTWNEGFFTVGDIGYLDEDGYLFLMDRKIDMIISGGVNIYPAEIEGTLHQHPKVGDAAVFGIPHDDWGEEVKAVVEPSAGIEPGPALEQELTAFLSDRLAKYKIPRTIDFIAEIPRDPNGKLYKRKLRDPYWAGRERAI from the coding sequence TGCGTGCGCTCGGCCTGAACAAGGGCGACACCGTCGCGATCCTGCTCCCGAACTCGATCGCCGCGGTCGAGGCCTACCTCGCCGTCATGCAGGCGGGCTGGTACCTCGTGCCGATCAACTACCACCTCACGGCGCCGGAGATCGCGTACATCCTCGAGGACTCCGAGGCCAAAGCCTTCATCTCCGAAGCGCGATACGCCGACGCCGCGCACGCCGCGGCCGAGGAGGCGAGCTTCCCGACGGACGCGCGCTTCGCGGTCGCCGGAGACATCGAAGGCTTTCGTCCTTACGCCGACGTGAAGGCCGGCCGGCCGGACGCCATGCCCGAGGACCGGGCGACCGGCGACATCATGAACTACACCGCCGGAACGACCGGCAGCCCAAAGGGCGTTCGCCGTCCGGGGAGCCCTTTCGACCCCGACACCAACGCCGAGCTGAACGGCTTGTTCCTGATGCTGTTCGGCATCCAGCCGAAAGACAACAACACCCACCTCGTCGTCTCGCCGCTGTACCACACGGCCGTGCTGCGTTTCGCGTCGAGCTCCCTGCACATGGGTCACAACGTCGTGCTGATGGACAAGTGGACCCCCGAGGGCACGCTCGAGCGCATCGAGCGTTACAAGGTGACGAGCTCGCACATGGTTCCCACGCAGTTCCACCGTCTGCTCGCGCTCCCGAACGACGCGAAGGACACCCGCGATCTCGGCTCGCTGCGCTACATGATCCACTCGGCCGCGCCGTGCCCGATCGAGACCAAGCGCAGGATGCTCGACTGGTGGGGCCCGGTGATCTACGAGTACTACGCCGCCACCGAGGGCGGCGGCACGCTCGTCACGCCGGAGGAGTGGCTGAAGAAGCCCGGCACGGTCGGGAAGCCGTGGCCGATCTCGCAGGTCTCGGTGCTCGACGACGACAACAAGCCCGTCCCGGCGGGGACGCCAGGCACCGTGTGGATGAAGATGGGCGACTACACCTTCGAGTACCACAAGGACAAGGCGAAGACCGACAAGACCTGGAATGAGGGCTTCTTCACCGTCGGGGACATCGGCTACCTCGACGAGGACGGCTACCTGTTCCTGATGGACCGCAAGATCGACATGATCATCTCGGGCGGCGTCAACATCTATCCCGCCGAGATCGAGGGAACGCTGCACCAGCACCCCAAGGTCGGCGATGCCGCCGTGTTCGGCATCCCGCACGACGACTGGGGCGAGGAGGTCAAGGCCGTCGTCGAGCCGTCGGCCGGCATCGAGCCGGGCCCGGCGCTCGAGCAAGAGCTGACCGCGTTCCTCTCCGACCGTCTCGCGAAGTACAAGATCCCGCGCACGATCGACTTCATCGCCGAGATTCCGCGCGATCCCAACGGCAAGCTCTACAAGCGCAAGCTGCGCGACCCGTACTGGGCCGGACGCGAACGGGCGATCTGA